In the genome of Streptomyces sp. Q6, the window CCGCGGGCATCATGGTCCGCCTCGGCCAGCCCGACATATTCGGCGACGACGGCCTCGGCTGGCACCGGGTCGCCGAGGTCTTCAGCCAGGCGGGCGGCGCCATCACGGGCAACCTGCCGATCCTGTTCTGCATCGGCGTGGCCATCGGCTTCGCGAAGAAGGCCGACGGCTCGACCGCGCTCGCCGCCCTCGTCGGATTCCTCGTCTACAGCAAGGTGTTGCAGGCCTTCCCGGTGCACGAGGCGGTCATCAACACCGGCGCGGACACCCCCGCGGTCTACAACGACCCGGGCGTGCTCGGCGGCATCGTCATGGGCCTCATCTCCGCGGTCGTCTGGCAGCGCTACCACCGCACGAAGCTCGTCGACTGGCTCGGCTTCTTCAACGGCCGCCGGCTCGTCCCGATCATCATGGCCTTCGTCGGCATCGTCATCGGCGTCCTGTTCGGCCTGGTCTGGGAGCCCATCGGCAACGGCATCACGAGCTTCGCCGAGTGGATGACCGGCCTCGGCTCCGGCGGCGCCGCCCTGTTCGGCCTGATCAACCGCGGTCTGATCCCGATCGGCATGCACCAGTTCGTCAACGCGACCGCCTGGTTCCAGCTCGGCGACTTCACCACGGCGGCCGGCGACGTCGTGCACGGCGACATCCCGCGCTTCCTCGCGGGCGACCCGACGGCCGGCATGTACCAGTCGGGCTTCTTCCCGATCATGATGTTCGGCCTGCCCGCGGCCGCGATCGCGATGGCCCACTGCGCCCGCCCCGAGCGCCGCAAGGCCGTGATGGGCATGATGATCTCGCTGGCGGCGACCTCGTTCGTGACCGGCGTGACCGAGCCGATCGAGTTCTCGTTCATGTTCATCGCGCCGCTCCTGTACGTGATCCACGCGGTGCTCACCGCCGCGTCGATGGCGATCACCTGGGGCCTGGGCGTCCACGACGGCTTCAACTTCTCGGCCGGATTCATCGACTACGTCCTCAACTGGAGCCTGGCGACGAAGCCCTGGATGATCATTCCGATCGGTCTGGTCTTCGCGGTGATCTACTACACGGTCTTCCGTTTCGTGATCGTCAAGTTCGACCTCAAGACCCCGGGCCGCGAGCCCGAGGAGGAGATCGAGGACATCACCAAGGCATAACGGAACGCCCCGCCGAACCAGGCAAATCACCCCGAATCTCACGAGGTTCGGGGTGATCTGCGTCCACCCCTCTTCGCACGGGTTCCTTACGCCGCACTCACGTGCTACAACAGGTCTAAACCAGTGAAGTGGTGTAGACCACGAGGGCCGCCCAAGGGTGGCCCTCAGCACTGCCAGGACGCCGCCGTCCCCCCTCAACTCCCTGTCCAGGGCGGCGCCTTGCCTTCTTGGAGGAAGCACATGAGTACGGACACCGCTAAGGCGGCGCCCGCTAAGAAGCGGGGCTCCGGCCTGTTCCAGGGTCTGCAGAAAGTCGGCCGCAGCCTTCAGCTGCCGATCGCCGTGCTGCCGGCCGCGGGCATTCTGCTCCGCCTCGGCCAGGCCGACGTGTTCGGCGCCGACGGCCTCGGCTGGGACAAGGTCGCCTCGGTCTTCGCGACCGCCGGTGGCGCCGTCTTCGACAACCTGCCGATGCTGTTCTGCATAGGCGTGGCCATCGGCTTCGCCAAGAAGGCCGACGGCTCGACCGCGCTCGCCGCCCTGGTCGGCTTCCTGGTCTACAGCAACGTGCTGAAGGCCTTCCCGGTCACCGAGGCCGTCATCAACACCACGAAGAACAAGGGTGTCGACGTCGCGGCGACGTACAACAACCCGGGTGTCCTCGGCGGCATCGTGATGGGTCTGCTCGCGGCCGTGCTGTGGCAGAAGTTCCACCGCACCAAGCTCGTCGACTGGCTCGGCTTCTTCAACGGCCGCCGTCTCGTCCCGATCATCATGGCCTTCGTCGGCACCCTCATGGGCGTCTTCTTCGGCCTGATCTGGGAGCCGATCGGTGAGGGCATCTCCAACTTCGGCGAGTGGATGACGGGTCTCGGCGCCGCCGGTGCCGGTCTGTTCGGTCTGATCAACCGCGCGCTGATCCCGGTCGGCATGCACCAGTTCGTGAACACCGTCTCCTGGTTCCAGCTGGGCGACTTCAAGGACGCCACGGGCGCCGTCGTCCACGGTGACCTCAACCGCTTCTTCGCGGGTGACCCGACCGCCGGTCAGTTCATGTCGGGCTTCTTCCCGATCATGATGTTCGGCCTCCCGGCCGCCGCCCTCGCCATCGCGCACGCGGCCCGTCCCGAGCGCCGCAAGGCCGTGATGGGCATGATGGTCTCCCTCGCGCTGACCTCGTTCGTCACCGGTGTGACCGAGCCGATCGAGTTCTCGTTCATGTTCATCGCGCCGCTCCTGTACGTGATCCACGCGGTCCTGACCGCCGTCTCCATGGCCGTCACCTGGGCGCTGGGCGTGCACGCCGGCTTCACGTTCTCCGCGGGCTTCATCGACTACGCGCTGAACTGGAACCTCGCCACCAAGCCGTGGCTGATCATCCCGATCGGCCTGGTCTTCGCGGTGATCTACTACGTGCTCTTCCGCTTCGCGATCACCAAGTTCAACCTCACCACCCCGGGCCGCGAGCCCGAGGAGGAGATCGAGGACATCACCAAGGCGTGACCCACGGTCGATCGCGCGGCAGAGCGCGTGACACCTGACGAAGGCCCCGGAACCGCCACGGTTCCGGGGCCTTCGCCGTACGTCGTGCCCGCCGCCTCAGAGCTCGT includes:
- a CDS encoding PTS transporter subunit EIIC, which gives rise to MSTDTAKAAPAKKRGSGLFQGLQKVGRSLQLPIAVLPAAGILLRLGQADVFGADGLGWDKVASVFATAGGAVFDNLPMLFCIGVAIGFAKKADGSTALAALVGFLVYSNVLKAFPVTEAVINTTKNKGVDVAATYNNPGVLGGIVMGLLAAVLWQKFHRTKLVDWLGFFNGRRLVPIIMAFVGTLMGVFFGLIWEPIGEGISNFGEWMTGLGAAGAGLFGLINRALIPVGMHQFVNTVSWFQLGDFKDATGAVVHGDLNRFFAGDPTAGQFMSGFFPIMMFGLPAAALAIAHAARPERRKAVMGMMVSLALTSFVTGVTEPIEFSFMFIAPLLYVIHAVLTAVSMAVTWALGVHAGFTFSAGFIDYALNWNLATKPWLIIPIGLVFAVIYYVLFRFAITKFNLTTPGREPEEEIEDITKA
- a CDS encoding PTS transporter subunit EIIC is translated as MSTATAPAPAKKRGSGIFQGLQKIGRSLQLPIAVLPAAGIMVRLGQPDIFGDDGLGWHRVAEVFSQAGGAITGNLPILFCIGVAIGFAKKADGSTALAALVGFLVYSKVLQAFPVHEAVINTGADTPAVYNDPGVLGGIVMGLISAVVWQRYHRTKLVDWLGFFNGRRLVPIIMAFVGIVIGVLFGLVWEPIGNGITSFAEWMTGLGSGGAALFGLINRGLIPIGMHQFVNATAWFQLGDFTTAAGDVVHGDIPRFLAGDPTAGMYQSGFFPIMMFGLPAAAIAMAHCARPERRKAVMGMMISLAATSFVTGVTEPIEFSFMFIAPLLYVIHAVLTAASMAITWGLGVHDGFNFSAGFIDYVLNWSLATKPWMIIPIGLVFAVIYYTVFRFVIVKFDLKTPGREPEEEIEDITKA